Part of the Oncorhynchus tshawytscha isolate Ot180627B linkage group LG07, Otsh_v2.0, whole genome shotgun sequence genome, tccacagggaagagaactcactgctgctctgactgtgggaagagattcacctcATCAGGCATTAAAATTCATCAGAGGatccacactggagagaaaccttatagctgtggtcaatgtgggaagagatttaCTACATCTGGTtctctgactctacaccagagaatacacacaggagagaaaccttatatctgtggtcaatgtgggaagagttttacctCATCTAGCAGTTTGACTcaacaccagagaatacacacaggagataaaccttatagctgtgtacaatgtgggaagagttttactgaGTCTGGTGGtctgactatacaccagagaacacacacaggagagaaaccttacaggtgtgatcagtgtgggaagagttttggtcaATCTGGCCATCTGACAgtgcaccagagaatacacacaggagagaactCCTATAACTGTGAtcaatgtggaaagagttttactacatctaaCCATCTTattgtacaccagagaacacacacaggagagaaatctcatagctgtgatcaatgtgacaagagatactctgataaaagacatctgatcaaacatcagaaaatacatatcatgaaacaactcctt contains:
- the LOC121846774 gene encoding zinc finger protein 239-like gives rise to the protein MTVTSEEEEETGYLGPVSQTLLKASNGSNNEFSHKMVLRNRSRINTRERRDYCGSSGEPQQLHDADEAEKSLSRSEHLKKHLQRSTGKRTHCCSDCGKRFTSSGIKIHQRIHTGEKPYSCGQCGKRFTTSGSLTLHQRIHTGEKPYICGQCGKSFTSSSSLTQHQRIHTGDKPYSCVQCGKSFTESGGLTIHQRTHTGEKPYRCDQCGKSFGQSGHLTVHQRIHTGENSYNCDQCGKSFTTSNHLIVHQRTHTGEKSHSCDQCDKRYSDKRHLIKHQKIHIMKQLLHVSLNYPT